The following coding sequences lie in one Gemmatimonadota bacterium genomic window:
- a CDS encoding integron integrase — protein sequence MQSNLRLRHFSPRTEEVYLAWVVRYVRFHRLRHPRELGAEEVRAFLAHLSGARQLSASSVNQALAALLFLYGAVLRQPLEALGPLPRAKQPERLPVVLTREEVRRVLAELDGVARLIGVVLYGSGMRLTECLTLRVKDVDLERGEFRIRRGKGAKDRVTVLPRAVRGAIGDQIRRVAALHREDCAAGGDGGWVMLPEALARKYPGAGRSLAWQWLFPASRRYRDGGSEHWVRHHWHESAMQRAMTSAVRRSGITKRASCHTMRHSFATHLLESGADIRTVQELLGHRSVTTTMIYTHVLNRGGLGVTSPADGGGLGDLLGGLAV from the coding sequence ATGCAGTCCAATTTGCGCCTGAGGCACTTCTCACCCCGGACCGAGGAGGTCTATCTGGCCTGGGTGGTTCGGTATGTCCGGTTTCACCGCTTGCGCCATCCGCGGGAGCTGGGAGCGGAGGAGGTGCGGGCCTTTCTTGCCCACCTCTCCGGGGCGCGGCAGCTCTCCGCGAGCAGCGTCAACCAGGCCTTGGCGGCGTTGCTCTTTCTCTATGGTGCGGTGTTGCGGCAGCCCTTGGAGGCGTTGGGGCCGTTGCCGAGGGCGAAGCAGCCGGAGCGATTGCCGGTGGTGTTGACGCGGGAGGAGGTGAGGCGGGTGTTGGCGGAGCTGGACGGAGTGGCTCGGCTGATTGGCGTGGTGCTGTACGGAAGCGGGATGCGGCTGACCGAGTGTCTCACGTTGCGGGTGAAGGACGTCGACCTGGAGCGGGGGGAGTTCCGGATCCGTCGTGGGAAGGGGGCAAAGGACCGGGTGACGGTGCTGCCTCGGGCGGTACGTGGGGCGATCGGCGACCAGATCCGGCGGGTGGCGGCGTTGCATCGGGAGGACTGCGCGGCGGGGGGTGACGGGGGGTGGGTGATGTTGCCGGAGGCGTTGGCGCGGAAGTATCCGGGGGCGGGTCGGAGCCTGGCGTGGCAGTGGCTCTTTCCGGCGAGCCGGCGCTATCGCGACGGGGGGAGCGAGCATTGGGTGCGGCATCACTGGCACGAGTCGGCGATGCAGCGGGCGATGACGTCGGCGGTTCGGCGGAGTGGGATCACGAAGCGGGCGAGTTGCCACACCATGCGACATTCGTTTGCAACACATCTTCTCGAGAGTGGGGCGGACATCCGGACGGTGCAGGAGCTGCTCGGGCATCGGAGTGTGACGACGACGATGATTTACACGCATGTCCTGAATCGTGGCGGGTTGGGGGTGACGAGTCCGGCGGATGGAGGCGGTCTTGGCGACCTTCTCGGCGGGTTGGCGGTTTAG
- a CDS encoding Ig-like domain-containing protein, producing MRVCSLATLASLLLVAACKDSGTTTPGATVASVTLNQNAATLTPGGSVTLTATARDADGDAITGQTIAWSSSAPTVATVSGGVVSALAVGATTITASNSGKSTTASITVTAAPPASVTIAPNPVDLPLGMQVQLTGVAKDALGNALPGKAITWTSSAGGVATIAPTTGLVSSVAIGATIITATSEGITAQMTLNVRSDPSTRTMATATGGGTTYVPGRGVYVVPLSTVSTCAIATTQRAYCWGQNYIGELGDGTYLDRAVPTPVSLPASLLAITVGQLHACALDTSKHAWCWGNNSAGQFGNGGTQSSPVPVAAGGVHSFNDIAAGNNFVCGITTAAATYCWGSSDHGSLGNGVVGLNSPATVNSTPIRITGDPGLVSLSAGSYSACGLTALGAAWCWGSYELFASPGSTVFPKLVTGGPAFAKISVGVNHRCALSMDRHLYCWGENYAGQLGDGTTTTRLTPTLIAAATTWRSVSAGNTGTCAIATDGRTFCWGQNALATGVSGLVPSQVTGAPAYAVVSAGVSQTCGITLEGSGYCAGRRGGLGNGEFFYAAAPVQVLSASNAVDIARGYPAGCYVSTAKLVQCWAETPDATSARLPSFGSLAVKAVTMRALFEEGSGGCAIRDADSRVVCWGSNNFGELGNGTTTTAATPTLIASTRSFVSVASALFSACGTTTAKELFCWGGRPGVGSAFLTPVQMQAGINFTSVWGTGGDICAISDVGKAYCGTLPNVPTLVAGSQQWMAMTTGNDFKCGLTSTNDAWCMGSNALGQLGDGTATDRTVMTAVAGGLKFSQLVGGNASACGLTLAGAAYCWGDGQNGALGAAPGVSSLVPRAVPGGLVFTKLASSWSGTCGVTSAATVYCWGDRTSSGLGNGETDSRPTPVPMTGGTRFLLYEPGSAGFRAQ from the coding sequence ATGCGCGTCTGCAGCCTTGCCACACTCGCTTCACTGCTCCTCGTCGCCGCCTGCAAGGACAGCGGTACCACCACGCCCGGTGCGACCGTGGCGAGCGTCACCCTCAATCAGAATGCCGCGACGCTCACGCCCGGCGGAAGCGTGACACTCACCGCAACCGCACGTGATGCCGACGGGGACGCGATCACCGGACAGACGATCGCCTGGTCGAGCAGCGCGCCCACCGTGGCAACGGTCTCCGGTGGCGTGGTGAGTGCGCTCGCCGTTGGCGCAACCACCATCACCGCATCGAACAGTGGCAAGAGCACCACGGCTTCGATCACCGTGACGGCCGCACCGCCCGCGTCGGTTACGATCGCGCCGAATCCGGTCGATCTCCCCTTGGGGATGCAGGTGCAACTGACCGGCGTCGCCAAGGATGCCCTCGGCAACGCATTGCCGGGGAAAGCGATCACCTGGACATCGTCGGCTGGCGGCGTTGCGACCATTGCACCGACGACGGGCCTGGTGAGCTCCGTTGCGATCGGCGCCACCATCATAACCGCGACGAGCGAAGGCATCACCGCACAGATGACCCTCAACGTGCGCAGCGATCCCTCGACCCGCACCATGGCGACTGCCACCGGCGGCGGCACGACCTATGTTCCGGGGCGCGGCGTGTACGTGGTTCCTCTTTCGACCGTGTCGACCTGTGCGATTGCCACCACGCAACGCGCCTACTGCTGGGGTCAGAACTACATCGGCGAACTCGGCGACGGCACCTATCTCGACCGCGCCGTCCCCACCCCCGTGTCGCTCCCGGCATCACTCCTGGCGATCACCGTCGGTCAGCTCCACGCCTGTGCCCTCGACACCTCGAAGCACGCCTGGTGCTGGGGCAACAACTCGGCCGGCCAGTTCGGCAATGGCGGCACGCAGAGTAGCCCGGTCCCCGTGGCCGCAGGCGGGGTGCACAGTTTCAATGACATTGCGGCCGGCAACAATTTCGTCTGCGGAATCACCACGGCGGCGGCAACGTACTGCTGGGGCAGCAGTGATCACGGATCACTCGGCAATGGCGTCGTCGGACTCAACTCCCCCGCAACCGTGAACTCCACTCCGATTCGGATCACTGGCGACCCGGGCCTCGTGTCGCTCAGCGCCGGATCATATTCCGCCTGCGGCCTCACGGCCCTGGGAGCGGCATGGTGCTGGGGCTCTTATGAGCTCTTCGCTTCACCCGGCAGCACGGTGTTCCCGAAGCTGGTGACCGGCGGGCCCGCCTTCGCGAAAATCTCGGTCGGTGTCAATCACCGCTGCGCACTCAGCATGGACCGACACCTGTACTGCTGGGGTGAGAACTACGCCGGTCAGCTCGGTGATGGCACCACGACCACGCGCCTCACGCCGACGCTGATCGCCGCCGCAACCACCTGGCGCTCGGTGTCGGCAGGAAATACGGGCACCTGCGCGATCGCGACCGACGGCCGCACCTTCTGCTGGGGGCAGAATGCACTGGCAACCGGGGTCAGCGGGCTGGTGCCGAGTCAGGTGACCGGCGCACCGGCCTACGCGGTCGTGAGTGCGGGCGTGTCACAGACGTGCGGCATCACGCTCGAAGGCAGCGGATACTGCGCGGGGCGGCGCGGCGGCCTGGGCAATGGCGAATTCTTCTATGCCGCGGCGCCAGTGCAGGTGCTGAGCGCCAGCAACGCGGTCGATATCGCGCGCGGCTATCCAGCAGGGTGCTATGTCAGTACCGCAAAGCTGGTCCAGTGCTGGGCCGAGACGCCTGATGCGACCAGCGCGCGCCTCCCGTCGTTCGGATCACTGGCGGTCAAGGCGGTGACGATGCGTGCGCTCTTCGAAGAGGGCAGCGGCGGCTGTGCCATCCGGGACGCGGACAGCAGAGTGGTGTGCTGGGGAAGCAACAACTTCGGTGAACTCGGCAACGGCACCACCACGACGGCCGCGACTCCGACCCTGATCGCATCGACGAGGTCGTTCGTCTCAGTCGCCTCCGCGCTCTTCAGCGCGTGCGGAACCACCACGGCAAAGGAGCTCTTCTGCTGGGGTGGCCGACCAGGGGTCGGCTCCGCATTCCTCACGCCGGTGCAGATGCAGGCGGGGATCAATTTCACTTCGGTCTGGGGCACGGGCGGCGACATCTGTGCCATCTCCGATGTCGGGAAGGCCTACTGCGGCACACTCCCCAACGTGCCGACGCTGGTTGCTGGATCGCAGCAATGGATGGCGATGACGACTGGCAACGATTTCAAGTGTGGCCTCACCAGCACCAACGATGCGTGGTGCATGGGGAGCAATGCGCTGGGGCAACTCGGCGACGGCACCGCGACGGATCGCACCGTCATGACGGCAGTCGCTGGTGGACTCAAGTTCTCACAACTCGTGGGTGGCAATGCCTCAGCGTGCGGACTGACGCTTGCCGGCGCCGCCTACTGCTGGGGAGACGGACAGAACGGTGCACTCGGCGCAGCGCCTGGCGTGTCATCGCTGGTGCCGAGGGCCGTGCCAGGCGGACTCGTCTTCACGAAGCTTGCCTCGAGCTGGTCCGGCACCTGTGGTGTGACCAGTGCCGCCACGGTGTACTGCTGGGGAGATCGCACGTCCAGTGGGCTGGGCAATGGGGAAACCGATTCGCGGCCGACACCAGTCCCGATGACGGGAGGGACGCGCTTCCTGCTGTATGAGCCAGGAAGCGCGGGGTTCCGGGCGCAGTAG
- a CDS encoding helix-hairpin-helix domain-containing protein: MNPAKVVRSNVVTLTDLPNVGEATAGDLRLLGIEQPRDLRGRDPYEMFDQLCAITRSNQDPCVIDVFLSVTAFINGGEPKTWWSFTAERKAVGRRRAQAK; the protein is encoded by the coding sequence GTGAATCCAGCGAAAGTCGTCCGGAGCAACGTGGTCACACTCACTGACCTCCCCAATGTCGGTGAGGCCACTGCCGGCGATTTACGACTGCTGGGCATCGAGCAGCCACGTGATCTGCGGGGGCGCGACCCCTACGAAATGTTTGATCAGCTCTGTGCGATCACCCGATCGAATCAGGATCCGTGCGTCATCGATGTGTTCCTCTCGGTGACCGCATTCATCAATGGCGGCGAGCCGAAAACGTGGTGGTCGTTCACGGCGGAGCGGAAGGCTGTGGGGCGGCGGAGAGCGCAGGCGAAGTAG
- a CDS encoding BrnA antitoxin family protein, which yields MPKPKLKPIPKFATEAAEQKFWATADTTEYFDWTQARRVVFPNLKPTTTPISMRLPETLLTDLKRLANEQDVPYQSLMKVYLAERVAEERGRHRRKTKA from the coding sequence ATGCCGAAGCCTAAGCTCAAGCCGATCCCGAAGTTTGCGACCGAAGCCGCTGAGCAGAAGTTCTGGGCCACGGCGGATACGACGGAGTACTTCGATTGGACGCAGGCGCGTCGTGTCGTCTTCCCCAACCTGAAGCCCACGACCACCCCCATCTCGATGCGCTTGCCCGAGACGCTGCTCACGGACCTGAAGCGGCTCGCGAACGAGCAAGACGTCCCGTACCAGAGCCTCATGAAGGTCTACCTGGCGGAGCGCGTTGCGGAGGAGCGGGGCCGACACCGTCGCAAGACGAAGGCCTAA
- a CDS encoding type II toxin-antitoxin system PemK/MazF family toxin — protein MDVVSSELVTRGDVFLVALDPTLGREIRKTRPCVIVSPDELNGALTTFIVAPLTTGPHPYPFRIPCRFAGKSGHVVLDQLRTVDRARLTKKVGRLGPSTLERVLGVLQEMFAA, from the coding sequence ATGGACGTGGTGAGTTCGGAGCTGGTCACCCGCGGCGACGTCTTCCTCGTGGCGCTCGACCCGACACTCGGCCGAGAGATCCGCAAGACCCGCCCCTGCGTGATCGTGTCACCCGATGAGCTGAATGGCGCGCTCACCACGTTCATCGTGGCGCCACTCACCACGGGGCCGCATCCGTATCCATTTCGGATTCCCTGTCGCTTCGCCGGCAAGTCCGGCCACGTGGTGCTTGACCAGCTGCGGACCGTAGATCGAGCCCGGCTCACGAAGAAGGTCGGGCGGCTCGGTCCATCGACTCTGGAGCGGGTGCTGGGGGTCCTCCAGGAGATGTTCGCCGCGTAG
- a CDS encoding Txe/YoeB family addiction module toxin, translated as MTARPKRARVAVIQDECLEDLRYWVDTNRKTALRVLDLMEATLRDPTDGIGKPEHLKHFGGNVWSRRINEADRLVYEIFADRVEFLQARYHYG; from the coding sequence CTGACTGCCCGTCCGAAGCGTGCTCGCGTGGCGGTGATCCAGGACGAATGCCTGGAGGATCTTCGCTATTGGGTCGACACGAATCGGAAGACGGCGCTTCGCGTGTTGGACTTAATGGAAGCAACACTTCGGGACCCAACCGACGGGATCGGCAAGCCGGAGCATCTCAAGCATTTCGGCGGCAATGTCTGGTCTCGCCGGATCAATGAGGCGGATCGGTTGGTCTATGAGATCTTCGCCGACCGCGTCGAATTCCTCCAAGCCCGCTACCACTACGGATGA
- a CDS encoding type II toxin-antitoxin system Phd/YefM family antitoxin, with protein MKTYTYTEARQQLAGLLDEASRKGEVRIRRRDGRLFALQPVRSVASPLDIPAVTTDVTLPEILAFIREGREAGLPNKRLQPTGPKPSPKRATPKRKARG; from the coding sequence ATGAAGACGTACACGTACACCGAAGCCCGGCAGCAGCTCGCGGGCCTCCTCGATGAGGCATCACGCAAGGGAGAAGTGCGCATCCGTCGACGCGACGGCCGGCTCTTCGCGCTCCAGCCGGTACGCTCGGTGGCGTCCCCGCTCGACATCCCAGCGGTGACGACGGACGTCACCTTGCCGGAAATCCTCGCATTCATTCGCGAAGGCCGCGAAGCCGGGTTGCCTAACAAGCGTTTGCAGCCGACGGGCCCGAAGCCATCGCCCAAGCGGGCGACACCGAAGCGCAAGGCCCGCGGCTGA
- a CDS encoding Ig-like domain-containing protein, protein MSRIFRPLSFALLLLAGACSDPGVTSPPDAVVSSITLSQSAATLTPLQSVTITATPRDAAGDPLTSRTVTWSTTAASVATVAGGVVTAVAAGSATITATSEGKSASAAITVETTVVPVASIVLSQTSATLDVGTTTTLTATLRDAANGTLTGWTVTWSTSNAAIATVSQSGVVNGVAAGGPITITATSEGKSATVNITVTADFRLASLAIGKDHSCGITSAGVAWCWGSNNAGQIGIPTTTAQVAHATLVSGGNIFASIATGSANSCGLTAAGAALCWGVDLTGALPGGVSSTPTALPGGFAYTTLGLGSLHGCGLLSSGIARCWGRNDFGSLGDGTNLDRPTPTLVAGGKVFKEIDAGILFTCALTTTGEAWCWGLNDAGQLGNNTTAASAVPVAVSGGHIFASLSSGARHTCARKANGEVWCWGRGNDGQIGDGFAVNRLVPTKVSGSGVFQSIVSGEGHSCGLLVSGLASCWGYNASGALGDGTLVQRSTPIMVSGGMVFTAISVNQGDHTCALAAGGIPWCWGGNIHGESGDGTLTDRPVPVRVRTAPPT, encoded by the coding sequence ATGTCCCGCATTTTCCGACCCCTCTCCTTCGCCCTCCTCCTCCTGGCGGGTGCCTGTTCTGATCCCGGCGTGACGAGCCCGCCTGATGCGGTCGTGTCGAGTATCACGCTCAGCCAGAGCGCTGCGACGCTGACACCGTTACAGAGTGTGACGATCACCGCGACTCCCCGTGACGCTGCTGGCGATCCCCTCACGAGCCGCACCGTCACCTGGTCGACCACCGCCGCGTCAGTGGCGACGGTGGCCGGTGGCGTCGTGACGGCCGTGGCCGCCGGAAGCGCGACGATCACGGCGACGAGTGAGGGGAAGAGCGCCTCGGCGGCGATCACGGTGGAAACGACGGTGGTCCCCGTCGCCTCAATCGTGCTCAGTCAGACATCGGCCACGCTCGACGTCGGCACCACGACAACGCTCACCGCCACCCTTCGCGACGCGGCGAATGGCACGCTCACCGGTTGGACCGTGACCTGGAGCACCAGCAATGCCGCCATCGCGACCGTCTCGCAGAGTGGCGTCGTGAACGGTGTGGCGGCCGGCGGGCCGATCACCATCACGGCGACCAGTGAAGGAAAATCAGCGACGGTGAACATCACGGTGACTGCGGACTTTCGTCTTGCAAGCCTTGCGATCGGCAAGGACCACAGTTGCGGCATCACCTCCGCTGGTGTGGCCTGGTGCTGGGGCAGCAACAACGCCGGGCAGATCGGGATCCCGACCACCACGGCGCAGGTGGCACATGCAACGCTCGTGAGCGGTGGCAATATCTTCGCCTCGATTGCCACAGGCTCCGCGAACAGCTGCGGGTTGACCGCGGCAGGCGCCGCGCTCTGCTGGGGCGTCGATCTGACTGGCGCGCTACCAGGTGGGGTGAGCAGCACCCCCACCGCACTCCCCGGCGGATTCGCATATACCACGCTCGGGCTCGGAAGCCTGCACGGCTGCGGACTGCTGAGTAGCGGCATCGCACGCTGCTGGGGCAGGAACGATTTCGGCTCCCTGGGTGACGGGACCAACCTTGATCGCCCAACGCCGACGCTGGTGGCGGGCGGCAAGGTCTTCAAGGAGATCGATGCCGGCATTCTCTTCACCTGCGCACTGACCACCACTGGCGAAGCGTGGTGTTGGGGGCTGAACGACGCCGGGCAACTCGGCAACAACACCACTGCAGCGAGTGCCGTCCCGGTGGCCGTGAGTGGTGGACACATCTTCGCGTCATTGTCGTCCGGGGCGCGCCACACCTGTGCGCGCAAGGCCAACGGTGAAGTCTGGTGCTGGGGGCGAGGCAACGACGGTCAGATCGGCGATGGCTTCGCCGTCAACCGACTCGTCCCAACCAAGGTCAGTGGCAGCGGTGTCTTCCAGTCGATCGTCAGCGGCGAAGGCCACTCCTGCGGCCTGCTGGTGAGCGGGCTGGCAAGCTGCTGGGGCTACAACGCCAGTGGTGCGCTGGGTGATGGCACGCTCGTGCAGCGTTCGACACCGATCATGGTCTCCGGCGGCATGGTGTTCACCGCCATCTCCGTGAATCAGGGCGATCATACCTGCGCACTCGCGGCTGGGGGCATCCCATGGTGCTGGGGCGGCAACATCCACGGTGAATCGGGCGACGGGACACTGACGGATCGCCCGGTACCTGTCAGGGTGCGCACCGCGCCACCGACCTGA
- a CDS encoding class I SAM-dependent methyltransferase — protein MFIVAALGVIALITRLLGVWSREDLIAVIGRPLIAAGLGSGAMGAWMLCDSKIGKAREREQFLDMIAWRGDERVLDVGCGLGLFLIGAAKRLSTGRAVGIDKWQQEDLSDNNAAGTLHNAVIEGVADKVEVHTGDARQLPFDDASFDVVLSSMALHNIYNAGERHTAVREIARVLKPGGHVLIVDVRHIRQYAATLRDAGLDAQGVQGIISYLLTAITFGSIQFGYVIGSKAGPG, from the coding sequence TTGTTCATCGTGGCGGCGCTGGGAGTGATCGCGCTGATCACGCGGCTGCTCGGCGTGTGGTCAAGGGAGGACCTCATCGCGGTGATCGGGCGGCCATTGATCGCGGCTGGCCTGGGCAGCGGCGCGATGGGCGCCTGGATGCTTTGCGACAGCAAGATCGGCAAGGCGCGCGAGCGCGAACAATTCCTCGACATGATTGCCTGGCGGGGTGACGAGCGCGTGCTGGATGTGGGGTGCGGTCTCGGATTGTTCTTGATCGGCGCCGCCAAGCGGCTCTCCACCGGCCGCGCGGTCGGGATCGACAAGTGGCAGCAAGAAGATCTGAGCGACAACAACGCCGCGGGGACACTCCACAACGCGGTGATCGAGGGCGTGGCCGACAAGGTCGAGGTGCACACCGGTGATGCACGCCAGCTGCCTTTCGACGACGCCAGCTTCGACGTCGTCCTCTCGAGCATGGCGTTGCACAACATCTACAACGCCGGCGAGCGGCACACCGCCGTGCGCGAGATCGCGCGCGTGCTCAAGCCCGGCGGCCATGTGCTGATCGTGGACGTGCGCCACATCCGGCAATACGCCGCCACCCTGCGCGATGCCGGCCTCGATGCGCAGGGGGTTCAGGGAATCATCTCATACCTGCTGACCGCGATCACGTTTGGATCGATTCAATTCGGCTACGTGATCGGCAGCAAGGCGGGGCCAGGTTAG
- a CDS encoding AbrB/MazE/SpoVT family DNA-binding domain-containing protein — protein MKTKLVRIGNSRGIRLPKLLIEQAGLGEDVQLEVHGNTVVIRPLASTRAGWAAAAAELAATEEGLLDAVRPTAFDQDEWTW, from the coding sequence ATGAAGACCAAGCTGGTCCGTATCGGCAATTCCCGTGGTATCCGCCTGCCCAAACTCCTGATCGAGCAGGCCGGACTCGGCGAGGACGTGCAGCTGGAAGTCCACGGCAACACCGTGGTGATCCGCCCACTGGCTTCGACGCGCGCCGGGTGGGCCGCCGCAGCCGCCGAGTTGGCGGCGACCGAGGAGGGCCTGCTCGACGCCGTCCGTCCGACCGCCTTCGACCAGGATGAATGGACGTGGTGA
- a CDS encoding type II toxin-antitoxin system VapC family toxin, which yields MQIVVDASALLAVLLNEPHRDEVVAVTAGATLCAPASLPWEMGNALSASLKRRRFSLDIAQAAAAAYEKIPIRLVPVDLATALELAHRHRLYAYDAYLLATCLALRAPLLTLDQSLHKAAVASRISVLEV from the coding sequence GTGCAGATCGTGGTAGACGCGTCGGCCTTGCTCGCCGTTCTACTGAATGAGCCCCACCGGGACGAAGTCGTGGCGGTCACCGCCGGGGCCACCCTCTGTGCGCCGGCCTCCCTGCCCTGGGAGATGGGCAATGCGTTGAGTGCCAGCCTGAAGCGGCGGCGGTTCTCCCTCGACATCGCGCAAGCCGCCGCGGCAGCCTACGAGAAGATTCCCATTCGGTTGGTTCCGGTGGACTTGGCGACGGCCTTGGAGTTGGCCCACCGTCATCGGCTCTACGCGTACGATGCGTATCTCCTCGCCACCTGTCTGGCGCTGCGTGCGCCCTTGCTCACGCTTGACCAGAGTTTGCACAAGGCGGCTGTGGCAAGCCGCATTTCCGTCCTCGAGGTGTGA
- a CDS encoding type II toxin-antitoxin system Phd/YefM family antitoxin, with protein sequence MSRIRPSTDVRPVTEFRANASAFLDQVQSTKRPVVLTQHGRSAAVLLDVGVYEALLDEVALLRDIRTAEGQIEAGKVAPHSVVARRLKARLLK encoded by the coding sequence ATGTCCCGCATCCGCCCCTCCACTGACGTCCGACCGGTCACCGAATTCCGGGCCAACGCCTCCGCCTTTCTCGATCAGGTCCAGAGCACCAAGCGCCCGGTCGTCCTCACCCAGCACGGACGCAGTGCCGCGGTGCTGCTGGACGTTGGGGTGTATGAGGCTCTGTTGGACGAGGTCGCGTTGCTACGTGATATCCGGACTGCCGAAGGCCAGATCGAGGCCGGTAAGGTGGCACCGCACAGTGTCGTGGCCCGTCGACTCAAGGCCCGCCTGCTCAAGTGA
- a CDS encoding type II toxin-antitoxin system Phd/YefM family antitoxin: MTVKTSYSHARENLATLWDQVEDSREAAVIQRRGHEDMALIPADELSTLRETAYLLRSPENAVRLLSALTRARRGRTKATDLAALRRELGVAP; encoded by the coding sequence ATGACGGTCAAAACAAGCTACAGCCATGCCCGCGAGAACCTCGCTACCCTCTGGGATCAGGTCGAGGATTCGCGGGAGGCTGCGGTGATTCAGCGGCGTGGCCATGAGGACATGGCCCTCATTCCTGCTGACGAGCTTTCCACTCTTCGCGAAACCGCGTACCTCCTTCGCTCCCCCGAGAATGCAGTGCGATTGCTTTCCGCCCTGACCCGAGCGCGCCGCGGGCGCACCAAGGCCACCGACCTCGCGGCACTCCGTCGCGAATTGGGGGTGGCCCCCTGA
- a CDS encoding type II toxin-antitoxin system RelE/ParE family toxin has translation MKVTWTALAEHQAAEAFAYIQADRPTAAVRWLDQLLAGVATLAEFPDGGRAIPEVGRPELRELIVRPYRVMYRRDPKHVFILSIRHGRRMFEEHTLES, from the coding sequence GTGAAGGTCACGTGGACCGCCTTGGCCGAGCACCAGGCTGCCGAGGCCTTTGCGTACATCCAAGCCGACCGACCCACGGCGGCAGTGCGTTGGCTCGACCAGCTACTCGCGGGAGTCGCGACGCTCGCCGAGTTTCCCGATGGCGGCCGGGCGATTCCTGAAGTGGGTCGCCCTGAGCTCCGGGAACTGATCGTGCGGCCCTATCGCGTGATGTACCGTCGTGACCCGAAGCACGTGTTCATCTTGAGTATCCGGCATGGTCGGCGGATGTTCGAGGAGCACACCTTGGAGTCGTAG
- a CDS encoding BrnT family toxin, producing the protein MFDRLAQCTGFEWDAGNAPKVVARHQVTPGECEQVFFHEPLLIAPDPRHSKVEERWAAWGQTAEGRTLAIVFTLRGDRIRPLSARDMNRKERQRYAEA; encoded by the coding sequence ATCTTTGACCGATTGGCCCAGTGCACGGGCTTTGAGTGGGACGCCGGCAATGCTCCCAAGGTCGTGGCGCGCCATCAGGTCACACCTGGGGAATGCGAGCAGGTGTTCTTTCACGAGCCCCTGCTCATTGCCCCGGACCCTCGGCATTCGAAGGTCGAAGAGCGGTGGGCCGCGTGGGGCCAGACCGCGGAGGGGCGGACCCTTGCGATTGTCTTCACCCTGCGGGGCGACCGGATCCGCCCTCTGTCCGCGCGCGACATGAACCGGAAGGAGCGTCAGCGATATGCCGAAGCCTAA
- a CDS encoding VOC family protein has protein sequence MKPVAVARVILYVRDIAKVGAFYQKHFGFTVLPETEVGWQEMASPAGGCTIALHQAAVSQKRGSEIKIVFAVSDVRAFKAQQAALGLKFGVVHEAPNHEFANAKDPAGNSIQISSRGLT, from the coding sequence ATGAAACCTGTGGCCGTCGCTCGAGTGATCCTCTACGTTCGAGATATCGCGAAGGTCGGGGCCTTCTACCAGAAGCATTTCGGCTTCACGGTGTTGCCTGAAACCGAGGTTGGTTGGCAAGAAATGGCGTCCCCCGCCGGCGGCTGCACGATCGCCCTGCACCAGGCAGCTGTGTCCCAGAAGCGAGGGTCAGAAATCAAGATTGTCTTCGCCGTGAGCGATGTGCGCGCGTTCAAGGCACAACAGGCGGCCCTTGGCCTGAAGTTTGGCGTCGTTCATGAAGCACCAAATCACGAGTTTGCAAACGCCAAGGACCCTGCCGGCAACTCCATCCAGATATCGAGCCGAGGCCTGACGTAG
- a CDS encoding helix-turn-helix transcriptional regulator, which yields MVFGLLERAGLQPVSGWPLKGLWIYFVVFYLVGRNVARRRYALGAGQEHGPPTADQPQWSQAELASRLEVSRQTVNAIEAGRYEPSLTLALKIARVFSKRVEEVFEL from the coding sequence ATGGTCTTCGGACTCTTGGAGCGGGCGGGATTGCAGCCGGTCAGTGGTTGGCCCCTGAAGGGATTGTGGATCTACTTCGTGGTGTTCTACTTGGTCGGCCGAAATGTCGCGCGCCGGCGGTACGCCCTAGGTGCCGGCCAAGAACACGGTCCGCCAACTGCGGACCAGCCACAGTGGTCACAAGCCGAGTTGGCGAGCCGGCTTGAGGTGTCCAGGCAGACCGTAAACGCGATCGAGGCCGGGCGATACGAACCGAGCCTCACGCTCGCACTAAAGATTGCGCGTGTCTTCAGTAAGCGAGTCGAAGAGGTCTTTGAGCTTTAG